One Phalacrocorax aristotelis chromosome Z, bGulAri2.1, whole genome shotgun sequence DNA window includes the following coding sequences:
- the GAS1 gene encoding growth arrest-specific protein 1 encodes MVARSPARQGGGGGRRWPRPAAWLWLAAALGAVWPLRGSLVQGRRLICWQAVLQCQGEPECSYAYNQYAEACAPVLLQPPPAAGGGDGPAGAAGSAASSRRRCPSHCIAALIQLNHTRRGPALEDCDCAQDENCRATKRAIEPCLPRTSSPAADGGPGGAGPGPGGPGGPGGGVMGCTEARRRCDWDSRCSLALSRYMTYCGKLFNGLRCTPECRAVIEDMLAVPKAVLLNDCVCDGLERPICESVKENMARLCFGADMGGNGAGSSGGSDGGVEEYYDEDYEEEPSQKGRDDAEDNAGSEPGFPVQADSAGRPAGAWALLASVLLLPLLPRL; translated from the coding sequence atGGTGGCCCGCTCGCCCGCTCGGCAGGGAGGCGGTGGCGGGCGCCGCTGGCCGCGGCCGGCCGCCTGGCTGTGGCTGGCGGCGGCGCTGGGCGCCGTGTGGCCGCTGCGGGGCTCGCTGGTGCAGGGCCGGCGGCTGATCTGCTGGCAGGCGGTGCTGCAGTGTCAGGGGGAGCCCGAGTGCAGCTACGCTTACAACCAGTACGCCGAGGCGTGCGCCCCGGTGCTCCTgcagccgccgccggcggcAGGCGGCGGGGACGGACCGGCGGGCGCTGCAGGCTcggcagcctcctccaggcGGCGGTGCCCCAGCCACTGCATCGCGGCCCTCATCCAGCTCAACCACACCCGGCGCGGCCCGGCGCTGGAGGACTGCGACTGCGCGCAAGACGAGAACTGCCGCGCCACCAAGCGCGCCAtcgagccctgcctgccccgcaCCAGCAGCCCGGCGGCCGacggcggccccggcggcgccgggcccggccccggcggccccggcggccccggcggcggcgtCATGGGCTGCACAGAGGCGCGGCGGCGCTGCGACTGGGACAGCCGGTGCAGCCTGGCGCTCAGCCGCTACATGACCTACTGCGGGAAGCTGTTCAACGGGCTGCGGTGCACGCCGGAGTGCCGCGCCGTCATCGAGGACATGCTGGCCGTGCCCAAGGCCGTGCTGCTCAACGACTGCGTCTGCGACGGGCTGGAGCGGCCCATCTGCGAGTCGGTCAAGGAGAACATGGCCCGCCTCTGCTTCGGCGCGGACATGGGCGGCAACGGCGCCGGGAGCAGCGGCGGCTCGGACGGCGGCGTGGAGGAGTACTACGACGAGGACTACGAGGAGGAGCCGAGCCAGAAGGGGAGGGACGACGCGGAGGACAATGCGGGCTCCGAGCCCGGCTTCCCCGTGCAGGCGGATAGCGCCGGCCGGCCCGCCGGGGCCTGGGCGCTGCTGGCCTCCGTcttgctgctgccgctgctgccgcgGCTCTAG